The genomic region TTGTTCTCGTGCCTCAATGCTCCTGCCGCACAAACAGCCGCACATCGCCCGCACCCTATGCACAGCTCGGGAATGTGCACAGGCCTCGAGGTCATCAGACGCTCGATGAACGGCAGGCGCGGAAGAAGCCGCATTGTCCGTGTCTTGGGGAGCTTCACATCAGGGAAAACGTGTTCAGCGGAAAAATCTCCCTCAACATCAGCGGGGTTAAGCTTGCACTCGGGGAAGCCTCTCTTCTTTGCGGCCATGTACAAAGGATAATCTTCCAGCTTTGCGCCGAGCATCCTGCAGAGGTGAAAATCCATAGTCAGCGCGTCAGCACTTCCCCCAATCAGCCCGAACGGGTACGGGTCTCCGCTAGTCGGGCCGTCGCCGTCCATCCCTATAACGCCGTCAAGAAGCGTGAAGCACGGCCTTACTCCCCTGTAAATGTCCAGCAGGAGTGATGCGAACTTCTCGCGGTTCAAGCCTACGTTGTAATGCCAGCCGGCTTTGAGACGGCCGGGAATTGTCCCGAAGAGGTTTTTTGTGCCCATCGTCAGGTACATCTGCCCGTGCGTCTTGAGTTTGGCCAAGCTGATGACTTTATCTGCTTCCAGCACCTGCCTGCTCACCTGAATACGTTTGAAGTCCGCTCCCTCGCTTGCCGGGAGGTCAACCGGGTCTGTGAGCTCGCGGCACTCAATGCCCAGCTCCTCAGCTACCCCGACGAAACCTGCTTTCTCTGCGGCTTTGCGGAAATTGTCGATGCCGGGACTGTCCGCGATGAAGGGAACTCCTCCAGCATCAATCACCAGCTTTGCGGCTGCACGGACTATTGCGGGGTCTGTCGTAACCCTCCGCGCAATGTCGTGCCCTGAGACGAGATTCACCTTCAGGAGAACGCGCTCGCCCTTCTTCACGAACTCAGATATTCCCCCGAAGTGCTCAAAGACTCTCCTTACTGCCGAGTCTATTCCTGCCTGCTCGTAATCGTTTTGTCGTGCAAAAAATACCTTGCTCATGATGTCAGTAACGAAATCGGGAGATGCCCCAGCTCAGGACACCTCCCGCAACCTTTTCGCGAAATTATTTCTCCTAGAACAGCGGAGCAAGCACCAGCGCAACAACCGTCATCAGCTTGATGAGGATGTTCAGCGCAGGACCGGCCGTGTCCTTGAACGGGTCGCCTACTGTGTCGCCGACAACTGCCGCCGCGTGGTTCGGCGAGCCCTTGCCGTTGTAATGCCCTTCCTCGATGTACTTCTTCGCGTTGTCCCACGCACCGCCGGAGTTCGACATGAACAGTGCCATCATTACGCCCGTAACGATTGAGCCGCCCAGAAGTCCGCCGAGTGCCTCTTTGCCGAGCGTGAAGCCGACAATCACGGGAACTGCGATAGCCATCACGCCAGGAATAATCATCTGCGTAAGCGCGGCGTGTGTCGAGATTGAGACGCAGCGTTCATAGTCAGGTTTGCCCGTGCCCTCCATGATGCCGGGAATCTCGCGGAACTGTTTACGGACTTCCTCAATCATTGAGCCTGCCGCCTTGCTGACCGCGTCAATCGACAGCGAGCAGAAGATGAACGGAAGCATTCCGCCGATGAGCAGTCCGACGATGACGTAGGGGTTCATGATGTCGATCTTGTCGATTTTGGCCGCCTGCGAGTACGCCACGAACAGAGCCAGTGCAGTAAGTGCCGCTGAACCAATCGCTAAGCCCTTGCCCATTGCCGCCGTCGTGTTGCCGATTGCGTCGAGGTGGTCGGTAATCTTGCGCACGCCTTCAGGAAGCTCGCTCATCTCAGCGATGCCGCCCGCGTTGTCGGAGATAGGGCCGTATGCGTCAACACTCAGGGAAATTCCCGTGATTGAGAGCATTCCTACTGCGGAGACCGCAACGCCGAACATTCCGGCCAAGTAGTAGCTGATGAGCGTCGCAAGGCAGATAAGCAGCACAGGGATACCCGTCGACATCATACCCAGCGAAATGCCGGAAAGAATGACGGTAGCACTGCCTGTGTCTGACGTTGCCGCAACGTTCTTCACGAAGTGGTAATCACCCGACGTGTAGATTTCCGTAACGTTGCCGATAAGGATTCCGGCGATAACTCCCGACGTAACCGACAGGAACACGCTCATTGAGTTCGAGAAGAAGAACAGGATGCTGAGAATGAACGTACCTGCGATCATAAGTCCGCCTGCTACGAACGTTCCGGTTCTGAGCGCGAATGCAGCATCACCCTCGTCAATGCGCTTCATTACGTTGGGAAGGAGCTTGCAGGCAACTGACCTGACGACTGATGCACCGGCAGCCTTCTGTGAAATCATCATGCATCCGATGATTGACGCGAGAACTCCCAGAGCCGACAGGAACATCGGGAAGCCGATTCCCCACAGGCCAAGTGCTTCGCCGCCCTTTGTGAACGAGAAAGTTGCACCGATGGCCATAGCCGCAAGAATTGAGTTGACGTAGCTCTCGAAGAGGTCTGCACCCATTCCTGCGATGTCGCCTACGTTGTCGCCTACGTTGTCAGCGATTGTTGCGGGGTTGCGCGGGTCATCCTCAGGGATTCCTGCCTCAACCTTGCCGACAAGGTCTGCTCCTACGTCCGCCGCCTTAGTGTAGATGCCTCCGCCGACACGTGCGAACAGTGCGATTGAGCTCGCTCCCATTCCGAACGCAGTCAGTGCAGTTACGTCGTTGAGGAACAGATACGCGACACTGAGGCCGATAAGTCCCAGACCTACGACGACCATTCCGACGATGCTTCCGCCGGAGAACGCAACCTCGAGGGCATCACCGGCAGCACTCGAGAGAACGCCGTCTCCCTCCGGCTCGCTCTTGTCGAGGGCAACTTTCTCCTGTGCCTCGATTCCGGCAAGGGCAGCGTAGGTTGTGCGTCCGTTGGAGTTGGTTGCTACGTACATGCCGATCCATCCGGCTGTTGCACTGCAGGCAGCTCCGAGAACGAACGCGAACGCCGCTCCGAGACCGAGCGCAGAAATCAGCAGGACTGCTACGACTCCGACGAACGGGGCAAGCCATGAGTACTCCTTCTTGAGGAATGCCATAGCTCCCTGATGAATGATTGAGGATAATTCAGCTACGCGGGGATGACCTATCTGGGTCTCTTCGAGCTTCTGGTAGACCGTCCATGCGTACAGTCCGGCCAGAACGCCGAAGACCAGAGTAACGAATACTAGGAAAAGCCACATGAAAATCTTTACCTCCCTGAATGAGTAAAATATTAGGATTGTTCAATTATAGCCTAAAGCCTGAATAATTTTTACGCGGAAAATTGACGGATTAAGCCAGCAATCTCTTTACAGCATGACTCCAGCGCAAAGTGCCCGCTGTTCACAAAATGAATCTGTGCATCAGGTACGTCCCTCCTGAATGCCTCAGCCCCTGCAGGAATGAATGACGGGTCATTTTTCCCCCACACAGCTAACAGCTTGGGCTTGTACGTTCGCAGGTACTCCTGAAACTTTGGGTACAGCTTCACGTTGTTCTGATAGTCGTAGATTAGGTCAGACTGTATTTCGTCGTAGCCCGGCCTTTGCGTGTAATGAATGTCCAGAGTGTAACCGTCCGGCGAAACGCTGCCTTCTTCTGTGCCGAAGGTGTACTGTCCGATTATCGTTTCGGGTGCAAACGCGCTCTTGTACTGCTCGCGGAGTTCGGGTGTCGGGTGTGCCCAGTATTCCGCGCGGGCTTCCCACTTTTTGCCGCGACCTTCTGCGTAAACGTTGCCGTTCTGGCTGATTATTCCCAGAATGGAGGAAGGGTGCTTCATGGCGATTCGGAAGCCTATCGGTGCTCCGTAGTCGAACACGTACATGTAGAACTTGCTGATGTTCAGGGCAGAGATGAACCCGTCAACAACTTCCGCGAGGTTGTCGAAAGTGTATGTGAACTCTCCGCGTGAAGGCATGTCAGACTGTCCGAAGCCCGGATAATCCGGCGCAACAAGGTAGAACTTGTCCTCGAGCATCGGCATCAGGTCGCGGAACATGTGGCTTGCGGAAGGAAAGCCGTGAAGGAGGAGCATTGCGGGTTTTGCCGGGTCTCCTGCCGTGCGGTAAAAGATATTGAGGCCGTCGATGGATATTCTGTTATACTTCATAAAATCATCTCCAACTGAAAGGATGTGCAGATTATAATGCAGTCTGCAAAAATTGATGACGCGCCGGAACTTGTTGTGATTATACAGTGTGAAGATGTCGTAAAGAGGTGCTCTGGCTTCCTGTGCATGAGAGATTTCTACGACAAGGCCGGGAAGTTCGCGGGCTACCCGCCGGAGACACGGTACATGACGATAACCTGCGGAGGATGCTGCGGGAATCTCCTCACCCCCAAGCTCGAGAATCTCGGAATGCGTCTGCGCAAGGAAGGAATCCAGAAGGAAGATGTTGCAGTGCACTTTGCGTCGTGCGTGTGCTCGGACAATGCACACCGCCAGCCCTGCCCGTTCATGAACAGGATGAAGATGCTCTTAGTCCGCAAGGGCTTCGCTAACATTGTGCTGGGAACTCACATTTCGCAGAAGGCGCAGGCCAAGAGGGACGCGGGGATCTACCGTCAGTGGGAGTGAGATAAATGAAGGACAAGTATACTGTTCTGCGTGAATACATAGCCTCATTAGGGAGCGTTGCAGTTGCGTTCTCTGGGGGAGTTGACTCGACGCTTCTGCTCCGTGTCGCTCATGACGTGCTGGGTGATAAGGCCGTCGCTGTAACAATGGTTTCATCTCTTTTCCCCCACAGGGAGCTTGAGGAAGCACGGGCTTTCTGCAGTGCGCTCGGTGCTGAGCAGATAATTCTGACTGTCGACGAACTTGCTATAGACGGCTTCAGGGACAATCCCCCCGACAGGTGCTACCTCTGTAAGCGTTCTCTGTTCACGAACCTTCTGGAGACTGCGAGGGAGCACGGACTCTCTCACGTAGTAGAGGGCTCGAACGTTGATGACTTGGGCGATTACCGTCCCGGCCTCCGCGCAATCGAGGAGCTCGGCATCAAAAGCCCCCTGCGTCATGCCGGACTAACCAAGAACGAGATACGCTCTCTCTCCCGCGAACTTGGCCTGTCGACGTGGGAGAAGCCTTCTTATGCGTGCTTAGCCTCACGTTTCGTTTACGGCGAGAGGATCACGCCCGAGAAGCTCATCATGGTTGAACGCGCGGAAAGCTTCCTGATAGGTCTAGGGTTCAGGCAGATGAGGGTCAGGCTTCACGGTACGCTTGCACGCATCGAGGTTCTGCCTGAAGATTTCAGGAAGGCTGTTGAACTGCGCACACAAATTTACGACGAGCTTAAGGGTTTGGGGTTCTCGTATGTTACCCTTGACCTGCAGGGCTACAGGACCGGCAGCATGAATGACGCTCTCCGCAGTCAGAGCACAGCCCCGCAGTCCTGAGCCATTCCCCGCCGGGATGTCGGCCGAGCGCAATCATTGAGGCAGCCTGAAGGTGCAGGCACTTGACGTTTACGCCGTCAGTCTGCTTCATTCCGCCGATGCCCGAACGCATAACCGAACGGTAAACGCTGGCACGGTACTTCTGCATGAACCTCCGCTGAACTTTTCCCGCAAGCCCGAGCCGTATAACCTGATGAAGCATGTTGTAGCGTCTCCACTCGTGAACGTCCTTTATCGATTTCTCGAGCTCACTTACTCCTCCGCGAGATTCGAGAGTTCCCGCCAGCTTCGTGAGGTACGGGCACACGAGCCAGAACGTCGTCGGGAAAATACGTTTCCCCGTGAACGGACGGCAAACCAGAACCTGAATCCCTCCGAACCTGCACCGCACGCATCCCGCAATCAATGACGGGTCAAACCTCTGCTTGTTGTCCGAGTACCGCGCCGATAACTCTCTGAGCTCCACAGCAAAAACGGGAGACACCCGAAGGCATCCCCCGCAAAAGTTCTTCTTCCTCGTCATCAGTAGTCCCGACCGCCCTGCCTCCGCCTTGACGGACGGCCTGACCTCGATGAATTTCGTGTGTTCAGATCCGTTATCTTGGCCTCGCTGGTCTTCAGGAACGATGCCATCTTCTTCTCGAAAGTGTCGGCTTCTTCCGGGCTGGTCTCGCGGAAAGTCTCCTGCATCGCGCGGAAATCCCTTGTGTCCCGGAACTCACGCTCTCTGGGAGGCCTGCCTTCGCGCGGAGTGAAATCCCTTCCCGACGGACGGGACGGCCGCGACGGAGCAGAACCCGTGCGCTGTGTCCTGTGCTGGAAACCGCCTGCGTGAGCCTGAGGCTGCGGCTGTGTCTGCTTAATGGAAAGGTCTATGCGGCCTCTCTCGTCTATCTTGATCACTTTCGCCTGAACCTTATCCCCTATGTTCAGGACATCAGATATGTTCTTCACGAAGCTGTACGACAGCTCGGAAATGTGTATCATCCCCTTGCGCCCGTTCTTCGCAATTCTCACAAAAGCTCCGTAAGGCATTATCTGCTCAACGGTGCAGTCCACTATTTCCCCTACGCTCAAAATGTCGGCCTCTCCCATGAGAAACTCCTTAATAGTTCGTCAAAGATTGGTTACACCCAACGCCACTCAGGTTTTGCCTGCCCCAGACGGCGGATGAGGTAAAGTCCTTTGGCTTTGCCGTGCCGACTTCCGGGCTTGTACCAGACAAGAAGAGTGCCGCGCTGTTTGTTCAACGCTAATTTTATCACGGCGTTATCAACTATAGGCCAGTACCACGCAATAATAACCTCGTTGCGCAGGACAGCGGGTCTGTTCCTCTGGAACTTCAGCTTGTCTTCCAGCTCTATGGGCATTGCCTGCATCCTCTTCAAGCCTGAAAAGATATTAGTCTTCCGTCTCGGAGGAAGTCCGCGAACCTTCGCGTCATGCTTGGTGTACAGCTTCACCCTGAAGCCCCGCGCAGAAACATCCCCGCGCTTGACCTTGAAGCCCGAGACCGTGCACTTGTGGTCGGCGTGAAGATCTGCTGTGTGGACGGCAACCGCCGTGTCCTGAGTGAGCGTGTACGTGCTGACCGCGCGGCGTGTGGTTCGTGCCTCGACGAGCTCAGTAACGAACGCTTCATCGAGCGTGTGAACCTCGACGTGCTGAGAGGCTTTGCGTGCGATGTAGCCTCTGACGTTGCCGAGCATCAGTCAGCTCCTGCGGCAAGGGCGGACATCAGACGCTGTATTCTCGTGAAGGGCTCGAGCAGGGTCATCGTCTGCGCGCACTCGGTGAGGATTGCTCCGACGGCCTGAACCTCATCCGAGCGTACTCCGTCCGGGAACTCTGCACGTAACGGGTTGCCGTGAGGGTCTGCCTGAATCAGGAACGCTCCGGGCTCTGCAGTGTTCTCGATGCTTCCTGCGGCATCAAGCGGCACGTGAGGAGATTCCTCGAGCAGTACAGTCCTGACCTTCGAGAGCTCGCGCAGAGAGTTGAGGATGTCGCTGTCCTGGCAGATCCACAGGCCGGGTGCTTCTATCGCGTCAAGAAGGCTCTCTAGGATTATCTCCTGCTTGAAGTAAGTGTCCCACGAGTCGCCGTAAAGTATCCGCTCCAGCTTCTTGGGACGAATCAGGTCTGTGTACCGAAAGTCTATTGGTATTCCCCTCGCGTCAGCAACCAGCGCGATGCCTCTGAGCTGTCCTTCTCCTCCCTCAATGACCATGTAGCCGAGAGTATTATTCTGTGAAGCCATGAATGCCTTTCTCCTTAGTGTGGTATGCATAGATTATAACCCTGAGAGCGTGAAAAAATTGTGAGGCTTTGAATTTTTCGAACTTTCTGCTAATCTTACCTGCAAAATTCTACAGACAAACAGGAGGATAAATCAATCATGTACGAAATCGTGTTAATACGCCACGGCGAGTCAGCATGGAACAAAGAGAACCGCTTCACCGGCTGGACAGACGTACCGCTCTCGGAAAAGGGCATAGAGGAAGCACGTTCCGCAGGCCGTCTGCTTAAGGCTGAGGGTTTCGCGTTCGACTACGCGTTCACGTCGGTGCTGAAGAGAGCAATCAAGACTCTGTGGCTCGTCCTTGAGGAGATGGACAGGATGTGGATTCCCGTACAGCACTCGTGGAAGCTCAACGAGAGGCATTACGGAGCGTTACAGGGCCTCAACAAGGCGGACACTGCGGCCAAGTACGGCGACGCTCAGGTGAAGATCTGGCGGCGAAGCTACGACATTCAGCCCCCAGTGCTCACGAAGGAGGACGAGCGTTATCCCGGACATGACCCGCGCTATACCGGCCTCACTGAAGCAGAACTTCCGCTCACAGAGTGCCTCGCCGACACAGTAGCCCGTGTTGTGCCTTTCTGGCAGGAGAGCATCGTGCCTGCGATAAAGTCCGGCAGGAAGATTATCATTGCGGCACACGGAAACTCACTGCGCGCCCTCGTGAAGTACCTCGACAACATTTCGGAGAAGGACATTCTCGAGCTCAACATCCCGACCGGCGTGCCTCTGGTGTACGAGCTTAATGATGACCTTAAGCCGATTTCACACCGCTATCTTGGTGATGCGGCGGCAATCGCGGCGGCACAGGCAGCAGTAGCCTCGCAGGGCAGCGCAAAGAAGTAGCGCAAGGAGGAAGCATCATGCATTTTTCCGACAGAATACAGGCGTTGAAGATCTCGCCAATCCGCAGGCTGATACCTTATGCGGACGCGGCGAAGGCGAAGGGCAAGAAGGTTTATCACCTGAACATAGGACAGCCCGACATCAAGACTCCTGCAGGATACTTTGAGGCAATCCACAACTTCACGACGGACACGATAGCCTACCAGCCCTCGCAGGGTATTCTTCCTCTGCGCGAAGAAGTCGCGAAGTACTATAACGCTCTGGGTGTTCCCTTTGAGCCGAACGACATCTACATCACCTGCGGAGGAAGCGAAGCACTGTCATTCGCGGTGAACATTCTCTGCGATCCCGGCGACGAGCTGTTAGTTCCCGAACCTTTCTACGCGAACTACAACACCTTTGCGCGCCTGTCCCTCGCAAAAATCGTGCCGATTCCGACGAAGGCAGAGACGGGTTTCCACCTTCCGCCTGAAGAAGTCGTCGAGAGCCTGATTACCCCGAGAACCCGCGCGTTCTGGGTGTCGCATCCCTGCAACCCTACGGGAGTTGTGTACACGCCGGATGAAGTCCACATGCTGTGCCGTCTCGCGAAGAAGCACGACCTCTTCGTGATTGCGGACGAGGCTTACCGTGAGTTTGTGTACGAGGCTGATGATTATGTGAGCTTCGGGCAGGTTGAGGACGCACGGGACAGGGTGATAATGATCGACTCTGTGTCGAAGCGTTACAGCGTGTGCGGTGCGCGTATAGGCTGGATAGCCATAAAGAACAAGGAGTTCAACGCGCAGGTGATGAAGCTGTGTCAGGGCAGGCTGAGCGTCTCTGAGGTCGAACAGGTAGGAGTTGCCGCGCTGTACAGGACTACCCCGAAGAGCTACCTTCAGGAGGTCAACAAGGAGTACAAGATGCGCCGCGACGTGATGTACAAGGGGCTTCTTGCAATTGACGGCGTTGTGTGCCACGAGCCTAAGGGAGCATTCTACACGATGGTGAAGCTGCCGGTTGATGACTCGGAGAAGTTCATAATCTGGATGCTGGAGAATTTCGACATTGACGGAGAAACCACGATGGCCGCACCAGGAAGCGGATTCTATGCGCAGCCCGGTCTTGGCCTCGATGAAGTTAGAATGGCATATGTCCTCAAGAAGGAAGACATAGAGAGGGCGTTATACATTCTGAAGAACGCTATAGCTGCTTACCCGGGAAGGGCAGAAGCAATAAGAGCATAGCAATCACTAATCCCCGTCTGAAACATGGCGGGGAATTTCTGTACAAAGGAGGTTTACACGAATGCGCGAAGTCTGTATAATTTCGCAGTTCGCAGTAGCTTAGTCTGTCTTTTCACCGTTTCTTCATTTGCGGAGGGACTTCCGCGATGAAGATAGCCCTTCACCTACACGATTACAGCAATAACATACCTTCTTTCCGCAATACAGACTTCAGGAATCCTCAGCTCGGCAATCCCGGAATATGTGGGACGAGATACGAGTTTATCATGCTGTCCTATGCTCTCGCCAGATTCTCTGATGCTGAAGTCAATCTGTACTGCCATGAAGACAGCAACATCTACCCTGACGGCGTGAAAGTTCATGTTGTCAGCGGCAACCCAGACCTTATCAGGCAGGTCAAGGCCGACGGAAATGATGTAGTTATTCTCAGGGCACAGCCTACTCCCGCGTTCTATGACTTATACGAACGTGCTGCGGAAGCCGGAATCAAGGTTGTCGCTTGGTCTCATAACTACATGCCCTACGACTTGATAAGCTATCTCGGCAGGACAGAGGCGATAAGGCGGATCGTAATGGTCGGACGTGAACACTATGATTATTACCTCGACCATCCTGCTATCATGAAGTCAACGTACATTCACAACATGTATGACGGACGGCACTGCAGGCTGAGGGAGCTTCCGCAGGAACCTGCAGTAGTTTATACAGGCGGGCTGTACGCGGACAAGAGCTTCCACGTCCTAGCCGCAATGTGGAAGGATATTCTGCATGAAGTGCCAGACGCAAAATTCTACGTTATAGGCAGCGGCAGGCTCTATAACAAGTACGCGGAGCTAGGGCCTTACAGGCTGGCTGATGCGAAGTATGAGGCTGTGTTCATGAAGTACCTGACTGAAAGCGGAGAGATACTGCCGTCAGTCAAGTTCATGGGGAATCTCGGAACTGATAAGGTGGAAGTGTATTACAGAACCAGCGTAGGGATCGCCAATTTCGGGATGGAAACGTTCTGCCTTAGTATGCTCGAAATGGAAGGCTGCGGTCTTCCCGTCGTCAATATGGCACATGGAGGTGTGCAGGACGTAATCAAACACGGAACTACAGGTTATCTTGGCCGGAACACGGATGAGATAAAGAAGTACATAATACTTCTGCTGAAGGACAGGGATCTCAACATAAGGCTGGGCAGGCAGGCGAAAGAGTTTGCGGAGAAGGCGTTTTTGCCGGAAGTTCTCGTGAAGCGGTGGCTGAAGCTCTTTGATGATGTCATCAATGGCAGGCCTTGCGAGTACATTCCTCCGTCGGAGCACCGAACAGAACTCAAACGCCTCAAGATCGCCAACCGCTGGCTGAGGCTTCATCATGTTCCAACTGTACCTGTGTCGTCTCTATCCCTCCCTAACATCAAGCATTTCATTAGGAAGCTGCTGCCCGGACCGTATGATATGCTGAAGAGGCTCGTCAAAGGATAAAGAACATCCCCCCGCTCATCAAGGGCAGGGGGATTATTGTTGTCTTGCCTACTTGTTGGTTGCCTCGTCGATAGCCGCGTTCATTGCGCAGACCGCACACTTCTCCTTCTTGCTGTGGGTTGAACCGCACTTCGGGCACGTAACGAGATCGCTCTCCGCCGCAAAAAGCTCTATCCTCTCGCACTCCGGGCACTCGTAGATGTCCACGTGAACCCTGTCAGCTTTCAGGAGCGCGCTTCCCATAGGGTAACCGGCTTCCTTGAGCTTCAACGGTTTATGACAATACACACAGGTTTTTTCTGCCATTTCACAAATCTTCCTTCCCAGTGAAATTTTGTGCAATTATATCACACGGATTATCTGCGCTTAGGATTTCGCGGAAACCATCCCTTTGCGACACGCTCTTCCTGCTTCTTCAGCTCCCCTATGCTCCACAACGAACAGCACCCGAACACCCCCGCAACTCCCGACAGAATCACGTCCTCAACCACGAGCGACACTCCCAACCCTGCCAGTCCCAGCACCAGAAACACCGGCCAGACCCGCGCGCCAAAGTAATACTCGCACTTGATTACGACGGGGTGAAAGATGCCGATTATCACGAAGCATGACAGCCCGATGACCACGCCCGCTACGTTCATGCTAGAACATCGCCTCCTGAAGCCCTAGACACACAACAAGTACCGCGAACACTCCCAGTGCAACAGCAACACTTACTGCCGGACGCAGGAATTTTCCC from Synergistaceae bacterium harbors:
- a CDS encoding DUF362 domain-containing protein; translation: MSKVFFARQNDYEQAGIDSAVRRVFEHFGGISEFVKKGERVLLKVNLVSGHDIARRVTTDPAIVRAAAKLVIDAGGVPFIADSPGIDNFRKAAEKAGFVGVAEELGIECRELTDPVDLPASEGADFKRIQVSRQVLEADKVISLAKLKTHGQMYLTMGTKNLFGTIPGRLKAGWHYNVGLNREKFASLLLDIYRGVRPCFTLLDGVIGMDGDGPTSGDPYPFGLIGGSADALTMDFHLCRMLGAKLEDYPLYMAAKKRGFPECKLNPADVEGDFSAEHVFPDVKLPKTRTMRLLPRLPFIERLMTSRPVHIPELCIGCGRCAAVCAAGALRHENKHLYFDYGKCIRCYCCHEMCPVKAIKFQESGLVRLVNFFTR
- a CDS encoding sodium-translocating pyrophosphatase, with product MWLFLVFVTLVFGVLAGLYAWTVYQKLEETQIGHPRVAELSSIIHQGAMAFLKKEYSWLAPFVGVVAVLLISALGLGAAFAFVLGAACSATAGWIGMYVATNSNGRTTYAALAGIEAQEKVALDKSEPEGDGVLSSAAGDALEVAFSGGSIVGMVVVGLGLIGLSVAYLFLNDVTALTAFGMGASSIALFARVGGGIYTKAADVGADLVGKVEAGIPEDDPRNPATIADNVGDNVGDIAGMGADLFESYVNSILAAMAIGATFSFTKGGEALGLWGIGFPMFLSALGVLASIIGCMMISQKAAGASVVRSVACKLLPNVMKRIDEGDAAFALRTGTFVAGGLMIAGTFILSILFFFSNSMSVFLSVTSGVIAGILIGNVTEIYTSGDYHFVKNVAATSDTGSATVILSGISLGMMSTGIPVLLICLATLISYYLAGMFGVAVSAVGMLSITGISLSVDAYGPISDNAGGIAEMSELPEGVRKITDHLDAIGNTTAAMGKGLAIGSAALTALALFVAYSQAAKIDKIDIMNPYVIVGLLIGGMLPFIFCSLSIDAVSKAAGSMIEEVRKQFREIPGIMEGTGKPDYERCVSISTHAALTQMIIPGVMAIAVPVIVGFTLGKEALGGLLGGSIVTGVMMALFMSNSGGAWDNAKKYIEEGHYNGKGSPNHAAAVVGDTVGDPFKDTAGPALNILIKLMTVVALVLAPLF
- a CDS encoding alpha/beta hydrolase, with the translated sequence MKYNRISIDGLNIFYRTAGDPAKPAMLLLHGFPSASHMFRDLMPMLEDKFYLVAPDYPGFGQSDMPSRGEFTYTFDNLAEVVDGFISALNISKFYMYVFDYGAPIGFRIAMKHPSSILGIISQNGNVYAEGRGKKWEARAEYWAHPTPELREQYKSAFAPETIIGQYTFGTEEGSVSPDGYTLDIHYTQRPGYDEIQSDLIYDYQNNVKLYPKFQEYLRTYKPKLLAVWGKNDPSFIPAGAEAFRRDVPDAQIHFVNSGHFALESCCKEIAGLIRQFSA
- a CDS encoding CGGC domain-containing protein, which gives rise to MQSAKIDDAPELVVIIQCEDVVKRCSGFLCMRDFYDKAGKFAGYPPETRYMTITCGGCCGNLLTPKLENLGMRLRKEGIQKEDVAVHFASCVCSDNAHRQPCPFMNRMKMLLVRKGFANIVLGTHISQKAQAKRDAGIYRQWE
- the larE gene encoding ATP-dependent sacrificial sulfur transferase LarE translates to MKDKYTVLREYIASLGSVAVAFSGGVDSTLLLRVAHDVLGDKAVAVTMVSSLFPHRELEEARAFCSALGAEQIILTVDELAIDGFRDNPPDRCYLCKRSLFTNLLETAREHGLSHVVEGSNVDDLGDYRPGLRAIEELGIKSPLRHAGLTKNEIRSLSRELGLSTWEKPSYACLASRFVYGERITPEKLIMVERAESFLIGLGFRQMRVRLHGTLARIEVLPEDFRKAVELRTQIYDELKGLGFSYVTLDLQGYRTGSMNDALRSQSTAPQS
- a CDS encoding DUF501 domain-containing protein, giving the protein MTRKKNFCGGCLRVSPVFAVELRELSARYSDNKQRFDPSLIAGCVRCRFGGIQVLVCRPFTGKRIFPTTFWLVCPYLTKLAGTLESRGGVSELEKSIKDVHEWRRYNMLHQVIRLGLAGKVQRRFMQKYRASVYRSVMRSGIGGMKQTDGVNVKCLHLQAASMIALGRHPGGEWLRTAGLCSDCGERHSCCRSCSPAGQG
- a CDS encoding S1 RNA-binding domain-containing protein; the protein is MGEADILSVGEIVDCTVEQIMPYGAFVRIAKNGRKGMIHISELSYSFVKNISDVLNIGDKVQAKVIKIDERGRIDLSIKQTQPQPQAHAGGFQHRTQRTGSAPSRPSRPSGRDFTPREGRPPREREFRDTRDFRAMQETFRETSPEEADTFEKKMASFLKTSEAKITDLNTRNSSRSGRPSRRRQGGRDY
- the gpmA gene encoding 2,3-diphosphoglycerate-dependent phosphoglycerate mutase, which encodes MYEIVLIRHGESAWNKENRFTGWTDVPLSEKGIEEARSAGRLLKAEGFAFDYAFTSVLKRAIKTLWLVLEEMDRMWIPVQHSWKLNERHYGALQGLNKADTAAKYGDAQVKIWRRSYDIQPPVLTKEDERYPGHDPRYTGLTEAELPLTECLADTVARVVPFWQESIVPAIKSGRKIIIAAHGNSLRALVKYLDNISEKDILELNIPTGVPLVYELNDDLKPISHRYLGDAAAIAAAQAAVASQGSAKK
- a CDS encoding pyridoxal phosphate-dependent aminotransferase, producing MHFSDRIQALKISPIRRLIPYADAAKAKGKKVYHLNIGQPDIKTPAGYFEAIHNFTTDTIAYQPSQGILPLREEVAKYYNALGVPFEPNDIYITCGGSEALSFAVNILCDPGDELLVPEPFYANYNTFARLSLAKIVPIPTKAETGFHLPPEEVVESLITPRTRAFWVSHPCNPTGVVYTPDEVHMLCRLAKKHDLFVIADEAYREFVYEADDYVSFGQVEDARDRVIMIDSVSKRYSVCGARIGWIAIKNKEFNAQVMKLCQGRLSVSEVEQVGVAALYRTTPKSYLQEVNKEYKMRRDVMYKGLLAIDGVVCHEPKGAFYTMVKLPVDDSEKFIIWMLENFDIDGETTMAAPGSGFYAQPGLGLDEVRMAYVLKKEDIERALYILKNAIAAYPGRAEAIRA
- a CDS encoding glycosyltransferase, with amino-acid sequence MKIALHLHDYSNNIPSFRNTDFRNPQLGNPGICGTRYEFIMLSYALARFSDAEVNLYCHEDSNIYPDGVKVHVVSGNPDLIRQVKADGNDVVILRAQPTPAFYDLYERAAEAGIKVVAWSHNYMPYDLISYLGRTEAIRRIVMVGREHYDYYLDHPAIMKSTYIHNMYDGRHCRLRELPQEPAVVYTGGLYADKSFHVLAAMWKDILHEVPDAKFYVIGSGRLYNKYAELGPYRLADAKYEAVFMKYLTESGEILPSVKFMGNLGTDKVEVYYRTSVGIANFGMETFCLSMLEMEGCGLPVVNMAHGGVQDVIKHGTTGYLGRNTDEIKKYIILLLKDRDLNIRLGRQAKEFAEKAFLPEVLVKRWLKLFDDVINGRPCEYIPPSEHRTELKRLKIANRWLRLHHVPTVPVSSLSLPNIKHFIRKLLPGPYDMLKRLVKG